From the genome of Bordetella sp. H567, one region includes:
- a CDS encoding xanthine dehydrogenase family protein molybdopterin-binding subunit, with the protein MAEAAARGHVGSPRVRVEDQAILSGRGQYGDDAATRPGTLHAAIVRSPHAHARVVRVDASRATAAPGVRAVLTPQDVAAWSRPFVVGVKQPMEQWALAMDKVRYVGEPVAVVIAESRYAAEDGADLVDIGYEPLAAVVSIEDAIAAAAPVLHEKVGSNIVSDRTFRYGDPESAFAKAEHRIGLTVHYPRNSCTPIECAVVIAEYLSAQDGYEVSSNFMGPFSLHTVMALALKVPGNRLRHRTFADSGGSFGVKQAVFPYAVLMCMAARKAGAPVKWVEDRLEHLAGATSATGRLCRIEAAVAADGRIQALSYDQYDDCGGYLRAPEPATFYRMHGCLTGAYDIPNLAVHNRVVLTNKTPAGLVRGFGGPQVYFALERLMQQIARELQLDPLALYRRNFIGRDAFPYRAAAGALIDSGDYQGALELAWRGGGLEELHARREQVRARGGLYGIGYAAIVEPSISNMGYITTVMPREARDKAGPKNGGIAAATVSVDPLGGVSVVVASAPAGQGHRTVCAQVVADVLGLDPDAIVVSIDFDTRKDAWSVAAGNYSSRFAGAVAGTVHLAACRLRDKLAAIAAAQMDCTAADIVFRDGTIGPGHAPQAAVPFTRLAANPHWAPGLLPKGIEPGLRETVFWSPESLTPPDGQDRINTSAAYGFAFDVCAVEVDRDTGRVRIDRYVTTHDAGRILNPALADGQIRGAFAQGLGAALMEEFRYGADGSFLSGTFADYLVPTTCEVPEPVILHMETPSPFTPLGAKGLGEGNNMSTPVCIANAVADALGVDDVSLPLTPARVMALTGVQDPPPSSGHVPARQGREAGERAGRSLSAQGEVRLPATPEKVFAVLLDPQALAKVIPGCYALTPIGTNRYRADVTVGVGMIKARYAAEISLSDLDPPRGLRLAGTGISSVGTAQGSGLVTLHADGTGTRLTYDYDAQVSGKVAAVGSRMLEGAARVVLRQLFEQLGRQAGGARRPSWWRRLLGLGESRQ; encoded by the coding sequence ATGGCCGAGGCCGCGGCGCGCGGCCACGTGGGATCGCCGCGCGTCCGCGTCGAGGACCAGGCCATCCTGAGCGGACGCGGCCAGTACGGCGACGACGCCGCCACCCGGCCGGGAACCTTGCATGCGGCCATCGTGCGCTCGCCGCATGCCCATGCCCGGGTGGTCCGCGTCGACGCCAGCCGCGCGACGGCGGCGCCCGGCGTGCGTGCCGTGCTGACGCCCCAGGATGTCGCCGCCTGGTCGCGTCCCTTCGTGGTGGGCGTGAAGCAGCCCATGGAACAGTGGGCGCTGGCGATGGACAAGGTGCGCTATGTCGGCGAACCGGTCGCGGTGGTGATCGCCGAATCGCGCTATGCGGCCGAGGACGGCGCGGACCTGGTGGACATCGGGTACGAGCCGCTGGCCGCCGTGGTCTCCATCGAGGACGCGATTGCCGCCGCCGCGCCGGTGCTGCACGAGAAGGTCGGCAGCAATATCGTGAGCGACCGGACGTTTCGCTATGGCGATCCGGAATCCGCATTCGCCAAGGCCGAGCACCGCATCGGGCTGACCGTCCACTACCCGCGCAACTCCTGCACGCCCATCGAATGCGCGGTCGTCATCGCGGAATACCTGTCCGCGCAGGATGGCTACGAGGTGAGTTCCAACTTCATGGGACCGTTCTCGCTGCATACCGTCATGGCGCTGGCGCTGAAGGTACCGGGCAACCGCTTGCGTCATCGCACCTTTGCCGATTCGGGCGGCAGTTTCGGCGTGAAGCAGGCGGTGTTTCCCTACGCCGTCCTGATGTGCATGGCCGCGCGCAAGGCGGGCGCGCCCGTGAAGTGGGTGGAGGACCGGCTGGAGCACCTGGCCGGCGCGACGTCGGCCACCGGCAGGCTATGCCGCATCGAAGCGGCGGTGGCCGCGGATGGCCGCATCCAGGCGCTGTCGTATGACCAGTACGACGATTGCGGCGGCTATCTTCGCGCGCCCGAACCGGCCACCTTCTATCGCATGCATGGCTGCCTGACGGGGGCGTACGACATTCCGAACCTGGCGGTGCACAACCGCGTGGTGCTGACCAACAAGACCCCAGCTGGCCTGGTGCGCGGCTTCGGCGGCCCGCAGGTGTATTTCGCGCTGGAGCGGCTGATGCAGCAGATTGCGCGCGAACTGCAGCTGGACCCTCTGGCGCTGTACCGGCGCAACTTCATCGGCCGGGATGCCTTTCCCTATCGCGCGGCGGCGGGTGCGCTGATCGATTCCGGCGACTATCAAGGCGCGCTGGAACTCGCGTGGCGCGGCGGTGGCCTGGAAGAGCTTCACGCGCGGCGCGAGCAAGTGCGCGCGCGCGGTGGCCTGTATGGCATCGGCTATGCCGCCATCGTCGAGCCGTCGATTTCCAACATGGGCTATATCACGACGGTCATGCCGCGCGAGGCGCGCGACAAGGCCGGGCCCAAGAACGGCGGCATCGCGGCCGCGACCGTTTCCGTGGATCCGCTGGGCGGGGTCAGCGTCGTGGTGGCGTCCGCGCCCGCGGGGCAGGGGCATCGCACCGTCTGCGCGCAGGTCGTCGCCGACGTGCTGGGCCTGGATCCCGATGCCATCGTGGTCAGCATCGATTTCGATACGCGCAAGGATGCGTGGTCGGTGGCGGCGGGCAACTACTCCAGCCGTTTCGCGGGCGCCGTGGCGGGCACCGTGCATCTGGCCGCCTGCCGCCTGCGCGACAAGCTGGCCGCCATCGCGGCCGCGCAGATGGACTGCACGGCGGCCGATATCGTGTTTCGTGACGGCACGATCGGGCCGGGCCATGCGCCGCAAGCCGCGGTGCCCTTCACCCGCCTGGCCGCGAATCCGCATTGGGCGCCTGGCCTGCTGCCCAAGGGCATCGAGCCGGGGCTGCGCGAGACCGTGTTTTGGTCGCCCGAATCCCTGACGCCACCGGATGGACAGGACCGCATCAATACGTCGGCGGCCTATGGCTTCGCCTTCGACGTCTGCGCGGTGGAAGTCGACCGCGACACGGGCCGCGTGCGCATCGACCGCTATGTGACCACCCACGATGCCGGCCGCATCCTGAACCCGGCGCTGGCCGACGGCCAGATCCGCGGCGCCTTCGCGCAGGGGCTTGGCGCGGCCCTGATGGAAGAGTTCCGCTATGGCGCGGACGGCAGCTTCCTGTCCGGCACCTTCGCCGACTATCTGGTGCCCACGACCTGTGAGGTGCCCGAGCCGGTCATCCTGCACATGGAAACGCCCAGCCCCTTCACGCCCTTGGGTGCCAAGGGGCTGGGGGAGGGCAACAACATGAGCACACCCGTATGCATCGCCAACGCGGTTGCCGACGCGCTGGGGGTGGACGATGTGAGCCTGCCCTTGACGCCGGCGCGCGTGATGGCCTTGACCGGCGTGCAGGACCCGCCGCCGTCCAGCGGCCATGTGCCGGCCCGCCAGGGGCGGGAAGCGGGCGAGCGCGCCGGCCGTTCCCTGTCCGCGCAAGGCGAAGTGCGCTTGCCCGCGACGCCGGAGAAGGTCTTTGCCGTGCTGCTGGATCCGCAGGCCCTGGCCAAGGTCATCCCCGGCTGCTATGCCTTGACGCCGATCGGGACGAACCGCTATCGCGCCGATGTCACCGTGGGTGTAGGCATGATCAAGGCACGGTATGCGGCGGAGATTTCGCTGTCCGACCTGGATCCGCCGCGCGGCTTGCGGCTGGCCGGCACGGGTATTTCCAGCGTGGGTACCGCGCAGGGCAGCGGCCTCGTGACGTTGCATGCGGACGGCACGGGCACCCGGCTGACGTACGACTACGACGCCCAGGTCTCCGGCAAGGTCGCCGCGGTGGGAAGCCGGATGCTCGAAGGCGCCGCGCGCGTCGTACTGCGGCAGCTGTTCGAACAACTGGGCCGGCAGGCGGGCGGCGCCCGGCGGCCTTCATGGTGGCGGCGGCTGCTGGGCCTCGGGGAGTCGCGGCAATGA
- a CDS encoding DUF2846 domain-containing protein codes for MRPTSVKTLLSIGCLILVTGCASVPMESADKNLKAKSFPTPDQGKSGLYVYRDSFVGKALKKDVYLDGNCVGETADKVFFYTQVDGDHTYQLSTESEFSPNDLKLDVNAGKNYFVRQFIKMGVFVGGAGLESVPEDEGKRVISKPDVNLAAMPGHCDHTSIKAAANAAAQK; via the coding sequence ATGCGTCCGACTTCCGTCAAGACCCTGCTGTCTATAGGTTGTTTGATCCTCGTCACGGGCTGTGCCAGCGTACCGATGGAATCCGCTGACAAGAATCTGAAGGCCAAATCATTTCCGACCCCTGACCAGGGCAAATCCGGCCTATACGTATACCGAGACAGTTTCGTCGGGAAGGCGTTGAAGAAGGACGTTTACCTTGATGGCAATTGCGTCGGCGAAACCGCCGACAAGGTGTTCTTCTACACGCAGGTTGACGGCGATCACACCTATCAGCTGTCCACGGAGTCCGAGTTCTCGCCCAACGACCTGAAGCTCGACGTCAATGCGGGCAAAAATTATTTCGTGCGGCAATTCATAAAGATGGGTGTATTCGTCGGAGGCGCCGGCCTGGAGTCCGTGCCGGAAGACGAAGGCAAACGCGTAATCTCCAAACCCGACGTCAACCTCGCCGCAATGCCTGGCCATTGCGATCACACGTCCATCAAAGCGGCAGCAAACGCCGCCGCACAGAAATAA
- a CDS encoding FAD binding domain-containing protein, with translation MKPQAFDYIRAESAQEALDALAGLGSDGRILAGGQSLMAVLNMRLAQPAALIDISRAADLDYVREQDGCLAVGAAATQASVEWRAGLADAVPLLAQAFPFISHFQIRNRGTVCGSVAHADPSAELPLVLSALDGQVVLREKRRRRVLPAAEFFQGMLMTARGADELVEEVRFPLARSGTRYAFDEFSARHGDFALVAVAAMADARELTLAVGGVADRPTVRRWPHMPDKDLETAVNDFAWDLGAQDDPHVSAAFRRQLVRRLGVGVLRKVMA, from the coding sequence ATGAAGCCACAGGCCTTCGACTATATCCGCGCCGAATCGGCGCAGGAGGCCCTCGACGCCCTGGCCGGGCTGGGCAGCGACGGCCGCATCCTGGCCGGCGGGCAGTCGCTGATGGCGGTGCTGAACATGCGGCTGGCGCAGCCGGCGGCCCTGATCGACATTTCCCGCGCGGCCGACCTGGACTATGTGCGCGAACAGGACGGCTGCCTGGCGGTGGGCGCGGCGGCCACGCAGGCCAGCGTGGAGTGGCGCGCGGGCCTGGCCGACGCCGTGCCGCTGCTGGCGCAGGCCTTTCCCTTCATCTCGCATTTCCAGATCCGCAATCGCGGCACGGTATGCGGATCGGTGGCGCACGCCGATCCCAGTGCCGAACTGCCGCTGGTGCTGTCCGCGCTGGACGGCCAGGTGGTGCTGCGCGAGAAGCGCCGCCGCCGCGTTTTGCCGGCCGCCGAGTTCTTCCAAGGCATGTTGATGACGGCGCGCGGCGCCGACGAGCTGGTGGAGGAAGTGCGGTTTCCCCTGGCCCGGTCCGGCACGCGCTACGCCTTCGACGAGTTCTCGGCGCGCCACGGCGATTTCGCGCTGGTGGCCGTGGCCGCGATGGCCGATGCGCGCGAGCTCACGCTGGCGGTCGGCGGCGTGGCGGATCGTCCGACGGTGCGGCGCTGGCCCCACATGCCGGACAAGGACCTGGAAACGGCGGTCAACGATTTCGCGTGGGACCTGGGCGCGCAGGACGATCCCCACGTCAGCGCGGCTTTCCGCCGCCAATTGGTGCGGCGGCTGGGCGTCGGCGTCCTGCGTAAGGTGATGGCATGA
- a CDS encoding molybdopterin cofactor-binding domain-containing protein, which produces MQRREFLKAGGGLVVAFTLPTLPLAALAEDAPPTGKDMRPDEVDTWLVVGNDGKVTVYSGKVDLGTGARTALAQLVAEELDVDFGAVRLIMGDTGLTVDQGQTAGSQTISNGGAKLRQAAASARQALLAEAAQRLSVEQTRLTVAKGVVTAGEAGPTITYAALVSDKPLNVKLDPKVKLKDPGAYTIIGKSIQRVDIPGKVTGEFTYMHDFKLPGMLHARVVRPPSIGATLVDVDETSVRDINGFVSVVRKDNFVAVLGKTEWSAIKAARALKTNWNERDQFPDQAQLFEYWRGLPRGKDDPVVQSGDADGALASAAKHVKATYDFPVHTHGSIGPSCAVADFRDGHCTIWSPSQSTHSLQGEIARTLDIDKAAVRLVYLDGSGCYGRNGHEDCSADAALISQLAKAPVRVQWMRADEHGWDPKSPPTLVDLQAGLDDTGALMAWKSEFFIAQARGTMDEFPLLAAVLSGKPRPTYLTGNISKNSDVMYEFPHVKTEVHRMADKAFRTAHLRTPGRMQNTFANEAFFDEVAAAANADPLQWRLKYLKDPRSRAVLEDVAKMSGWQSRPSPAGQGAEAMKGGDAKGGDVAKAGDTAGAHAVKTGDAAQGGDVLKGRGVAFVRYDNERTYVAVVVQVEVDKRNGGIRVTDVWCSHDCGQVVNPDGVRNQVEGGIVQTISRTLMEQITFDRQKVTSLDWSSYPILRFTQVPAIHVHLIDRPEKPAWGAGEMAPTVIPAAISNAVFDATGVRLRSVPFLPDKVLAALKAPAAA; this is translated from the coding sequence ATGCAGCGTCGCGAATTTCTCAAGGCGGGCGGCGGGCTCGTCGTGGCTTTTACCCTGCCCACGCTGCCGCTCGCGGCCCTCGCGGAGGACGCTCCGCCCACCGGCAAGGACATGCGTCCGGACGAGGTCGATACCTGGCTGGTCGTCGGGAACGACGGCAAGGTCACCGTCTACAGCGGCAAGGTGGACCTGGGCACGGGCGCCCGCACCGCGCTGGCCCAATTGGTCGCCGAGGAACTGGACGTCGATTTTGGCGCGGTGCGCCTGATCATGGGCGATACCGGCCTGACGGTGGACCAGGGGCAGACCGCCGGCAGCCAGACGATATCCAATGGCGGCGCCAAGCTGCGCCAGGCGGCCGCCAGCGCGCGCCAGGCGCTGCTCGCCGAGGCGGCGCAGCGCTTGTCGGTGGAGCAGACACGGCTGACGGTGGCCAAGGGCGTGGTGACCGCCGGCGAAGCAGGACCGACCATCACCTATGCGGCGCTGGTGAGCGACAAGCCCTTGAACGTGAAACTGGATCCCAAGGTCAAGCTGAAGGACCCGGGCGCCTACACGATCATCGGGAAATCGATCCAACGCGTCGATATTCCAGGGAAGGTGACTGGCGAGTTCACCTATATGCATGATTTCAAGCTGCCGGGCATGCTGCACGCCCGCGTGGTGCGCCCGCCGTCGATCGGCGCGACGCTGGTGGACGTGGACGAGACGTCGGTGCGGGACATCAATGGCTTTGTTTCGGTGGTGCGCAAGGACAACTTCGTGGCCGTCCTGGGCAAGACGGAGTGGTCCGCGATCAAGGCCGCGCGTGCGCTGAAGACCAACTGGAACGAGCGCGACCAGTTTCCCGACCAGGCTCAACTGTTCGAGTATTGGCGTGGCTTGCCGCGCGGCAAGGACGATCCCGTCGTGCAGTCCGGCGATGCGGACGGCGCGCTTGCGTCCGCGGCCAAGCACGTGAAGGCGACCTATGATTTTCCGGTGCACACCCATGGGTCGATCGGGCCGTCGTGCGCGGTGGCGGATTTTCGCGACGGCCACTGCACGATCTGGTCGCCGTCTCAATCCACGCATTCGCTGCAAGGCGAGATCGCCCGCACGCTGGATATCGACAAGGCGGCGGTACGCCTGGTCTATCTGGACGGGTCGGGCTGCTACGGACGCAATGGACACGAGGACTGCTCCGCGGATGCCGCGCTGATATCGCAATTGGCCAAGGCGCCGGTGCGGGTCCAATGGATGCGCGCCGACGAACACGGCTGGGATCCCAAGAGCCCGCCGACGCTCGTGGACTTGCAGGCGGGGCTGGACGACACCGGCGCCCTGATGGCCTGGAAATCGGAGTTCTTCATCGCGCAGGCACGCGGCACGATGGATGAATTCCCGCTGCTGGCGGCGGTCCTGTCGGGTAAGCCCAGGCCGACGTACCTGACGGGCAATATCTCCAAGAACTCCGATGTCATGTACGAGTTCCCGCACGTGAAGACCGAAGTGCATCGCATGGCCGACAAGGCCTTCCGCACCGCGCATCTGCGCACGCCGGGACGCATGCAGAACACCTTCGCCAACGAGGCGTTTTTCGACGAGGTGGCGGCGGCGGCAAACGCGGACCCGCTGCAGTGGCGTCTCAAATATCTGAAGGACCCGCGTTCGCGCGCGGTGCTGGAAGATGTGGCGAAGATGTCTGGATGGCAGTCGCGGCCGTCGCCCGCCGGGCAGGGCGCCGAGGCCATGAAAGGTGGCGATGCGAAGGGCGGCGACGTCGCCAAGGCCGGCGATACGGCCGGTGCGCACGCCGTGAAGACGGGCGATGCCGCGCAAGGGGGCGACGTCTTGAAAGGCCGCGGCGTGGCCTTCGTGCGCTATGACAACGAGCGTACCTATGTGGCGGTGGTCGTGCAGGTGGAGGTGGACAAGCGCAACGGCGGCATCCGCGTCACCGACGTGTGGTGCAGCCACGATTGCGGCCAGGTGGTGAATCCCGATGGGGTGCGCAACCAGGTCGAGGGAGGCATCGTGCAGACCATCAGCCGTACGCTGATGGAGCAGATCACCTTCGATCGCCAGAAGGTGACCAGCCTGGATTGGAGCAGCTATCCCATCCTGCGTTTCACGCAGGTGCCGGCCATTCACGTCCATCTGATCGACCGTCCGGAGAAGCCGGCATGGGGCGCGGGCGAGATGGCGCCCACCGTGATTCCCGCCGCGATCTCCAACGCCGTGTTCGATGCCACCGGAGTGCGGCTGCGCTCGGTCCCGTTCCTGCCCGATAAGGTGTTGGCCGCGCTGAAGGCGCCGGCGGCGGCGTGA
- a CDS encoding (2Fe-2S)-binding protein → MAKYQLNVNGKDISVDVDSDTPLLYVLRDDLGLHGPKFGCGLGQCGACTVHMDGAAVRSCITPVSSVNQAKIVTLEGLGTSEHPHPVQEAFIHEQAAQCGYCINGMVMQAAAFLDKTPNPSESQIREALDANLCRCGTHTRIIKAVQRAASPSTAKGA, encoded by the coding sequence ATGGCGAAGTACCAATTGAACGTGAATGGAAAGGACATAAGCGTAGACGTGGACAGCGATACGCCGCTGCTCTATGTGCTGCGCGACGACCTGGGCCTGCACGGGCCGAAGTTCGGCTGCGGCCTGGGTCAGTGCGGCGCCTGTACGGTGCACATGGATGGCGCGGCGGTGCGGTCATGCATCACGCCGGTGTCGTCGGTGAACCAGGCGAAGATCGTCACGCTGGAAGGCCTGGGCACCAGCGAGCACCCCCATCCCGTTCAGGAAGCGTTCATCCACGAGCAGGCGGCACAGTGCGGCTACTGCATCAACGGCATGGTGATGCAAGCCGCGGCATTCCTGGACAAGACGCCGAACCCCAGCGAAAGCCAGATACGCGAGGCGCTGGATGCCAACCTGTGCCGCTGCGGAACGCATACGCGCATCATCAAGGCCGTGCAGCGCGCGGCGTCCCCCTCCACCGCCAAGGGAGCCTGA
- a CDS encoding ABC transporter permease, translating into MSTGPDSSATANRAVDAVSAAARPPARGGVLWRGGWRALLGLYPFVLLIAAWYAMTEWGGMRPMFLPSPQAVARQFIALVSSNEVLQPVLLSLYRAFVGLALAVAAGIALGVGMARSAWIRRMVDPLVAVAFPAPKIAFMPIFILWFGIDSLSKVLLVAFTCVFPMIIATYEGAISVPPTMLWSARAMGTTPRRIVRRIVLPAAVPAIFSGIRVTVPVALITAYTAEMVAGGGGLGAVLMYAQRFFETPTVFVCIVLMLLSGVALDRLLVALRGRFIPWQDEHED; encoded by the coding sequence ATGAGCACCGGGCCGGATTCTTCGGCAACGGCGAACCGGGCCGTGGATGCCGTCTCCGCCGCTGCCCGGCCACCTGCCCGCGGCGGCGTCCTGTGGCGGGGCGGCTGGCGCGCGCTGCTGGGGCTATATCCTTTCGTGTTGCTGATCGCGGCGTGGTACGCCATGACCGAATGGGGTGGGATGCGCCCGATGTTCCTGCCGTCGCCCCAGGCGGTGGCGCGGCAGTTCATCGCGCTGGTGTCGTCCAACGAGGTTCTTCAACCTGTACTGTTGAGCCTGTACCGTGCATTCGTGGGGCTGGCGTTGGCGGTGGCGGCGGGCATCGCGTTGGGGGTGGGCATGGCCCGCAGCGCCTGGATCAGGCGCATGGTGGACCCGCTGGTGGCGGTGGCCTTTCCGGCGCCCAAGATCGCCTTCATGCCGATCTTCATCCTTTGGTTTGGCATCGATAGCCTGTCGAAGGTGCTGCTGGTGGCATTCACCTGCGTGTTCCCCATGATCATCGCGACGTATGAGGGCGCCATCTCGGTGCCGCCCACCATGCTGTGGTCGGCGCGCGCCATGGGCACGACGCCAAGGCGCATCGTGCGCCGCATTGTCCTGCCCGCGGCCGTGCCCGCCATCTTCAGCGGCATACGCGTGACCGTGCCGGTGGCGCTGATCACCGCCTACACGGCGGAAATGGTCGCCGGCGGGGGCGGGTTGGGTGCGGTCTTGATGTACGCGCAGCGCTTCTTCGAAACGCCGACGGTATTCGTTTGCATCGTGCTGATGCTGTTGTCCGGCGTGGCGCTGGACCGCCTGTTGGTGGCCTTGCGCGGGCGCTTCATTCCTTGGCAGGACGAACACGAGGACTAG
- a CDS encoding (2Fe-2S)-binding protein, with translation MKKLERDREHAIHLMLNGTARRGACEPRMLLSDFLRHELGATGTHVGCEHGVCGACTVLIDGVASRACLTLAVQVQGRQVDTVEGLGDADGMLNDLQQAFRRNHALQCGFCTAGILMSCQDYLRRHPDPDEQDIRDMLSGHLCRCTGYTNIVNAVMETAAARRAAVALEPPQGE, from the coding sequence ATGAAGAAACTCGAACGCGACCGCGAGCACGCGATCCACCTGATGTTAAACGGCACGGCGCGCCGGGGCGCCTGCGAGCCCCGGATGCTGCTGTCCGATTTCCTGCGGCATGAACTGGGCGCGACCGGCACGCACGTCGGATGCGAGCACGGCGTGTGCGGCGCCTGCACCGTGTTGATCGACGGTGTCGCCTCGCGCGCCTGCCTGACGCTGGCGGTGCAGGTGCAAGGCCGCCAGGTCGATACGGTGGAAGGGCTGGGCGATGCCGACGGCATGCTCAACGACCTGCAGCAGGCCTTTCGCCGCAACCACGCCCTGCAGTGCGGCTTCTGCACGGCGGGCATCCTGATGTCCTGCCAGGACTATCTGCGCCGTCATCCCGATCCGGACGAGCAGGATATCCGCGACATGTTGTCCGGCCATCTGTGCCGCTGCACCGGCTACACCAACATCGTCAACGCGGTCATGGAGACCGCCGCCGCGCGGCGCGCGGCGGTAGCGCTGGAACCGCCCCAGGGGGAATAA
- a CDS encoding AMP-binding protein: protein MLDLGRTFLQSVERSPDAPAIADGARQLSYGQWHADIAALGAALDALGLRRGDRLLAVLQNRFEMATLHWACQFKGIVITPLNWRAKPDEVEYCARDAQARAVFYEPVSADAVLGSAAAAGLPKIAAGGAAGGLATFDALLDAHAGAALAPLAQADDFSLMLYTSGTTGKPKGVPRRHRHERAAALAHVAQNLYRRGERTLGVMPLYHTMGVRSLLSMALVDGLFACLPKFDPAVALAAIAEHRLTCLYLVPTLYHDMLAHRERHGGDLSSVTKLGFAGAPMHDALLQRLTAAFQPELFVNHYGSSEVYTCATEPDAARKPGSAGRAGINTRIRVVRLGATSPDAIAPPGEEGEIIADLAGDEAFEGYWNRPDADAKSMLAGWYRTGDTGYIDPDGDLFVTGRVDDMIISGGENISPVDIESVLSLHPAVDEVAVAGLPDERWGQRVVAFVKRQAPVDGEALDAHCRQSDLLNFKRPREYVFVRAIPKSPVGKVLRRKLVAGEYDAEFAAAVAPAGTSGPSGPAGASASSGASEATRAPAGSGAKPV from the coding sequence ATGCTGGACCTCGGCAGAACCTTTCTGCAAAGCGTGGAGCGCAGCCCCGACGCGCCGGCCATCGCCGATGGTGCGCGGCAGCTCAGCTATGGGCAATGGCACGCCGACATCGCGGCCTTGGGCGCGGCCCTGGACGCCCTGGGCCTGCGGCGTGGCGACCGGCTGCTGGCCGTCCTGCAGAACCGCTTCGAGATGGCCACCCTGCACTGGGCTTGCCAGTTCAAGGGCATCGTCATCACGCCGCTAAACTGGCGCGCCAAGCCCGACGAGGTCGAATACTGTGCGCGCGACGCGCAGGCGCGCGCGGTGTTCTACGAGCCGGTCAGCGCCGATGCGGTGCTGGGCAGCGCGGCGGCCGCCGGCCTGCCCAAGATCGCGGCCGGCGGCGCTGCGGGCGGCCTGGCCACCTTCGACGCGCTGCTGGACGCGCATGCGGGCGCGGCGCTGGCCCCGCTGGCGCAGGCCGACGATTTTTCCTTGATGCTGTACACGTCCGGTACGACGGGCAAGCCCAAGGGCGTGCCGCGGCGCCATCGCCACGAGCGCGCCGCGGCGCTGGCGCATGTCGCGCAGAACCTGTACCGGCGCGGCGAGCGCACGCTGGGCGTGATGCCGCTGTACCACACCATGGGCGTGCGCTCGCTGCTGTCCATGGCGCTGGTCGACGGGCTGTTCGCCTGCCTGCCGAAGTTCGACCCCGCGGTGGCACTGGCCGCGATCGCCGAACACCGGCTGACCTGCCTGTATCTGGTGCCCACCCTGTATCACGACATGCTGGCGCACCGCGAACGGCATGGCGGCGATCTGTCGTCGGTGACGAAGCTGGGTTTTGCCGGCGCGCCCATGCATGACGCGCTGCTGCAGCGCCTGACGGCTGCCTTCCAGCCGGAGTTGTTCGTCAACCACTATGGCTCGTCGGAGGTCTACACCTGCGCCACCGAGCCCGACGCGGCACGCAAGCCGGGCAGCGCGGGCAGGGCGGGCATCAATACGCGCATCCGCGTCGTGCGGCTGGGCGCGACGTCGCCCGACGCCATCGCGCCGCCGGGCGAGGAAGGCGAAATCATTGCCGACCTGGCGGGCGACGAGGCCTTCGAAGGCTATTGGAACCGGCCGGATGCCGATGCCAAGTCCATGCTGGCGGGCTGGTATCGCACCGGCGACACCGGCTACATCGACCCGGACGGCGATCTCTTCGTCACCGGCCGCGTCGACGACATGATCATCAGCGGCGGCGAAAACATATCCCCGGTGGACATCGAGTCCGTGCTGTCCCTGCATCCCGCGGTGGATGAAGTGGCCGTCGCCGGGCTGCCGGACGAGCGCTGGGGGCAGCGCGTGGTCGCCTTCGTGAAGCGGCAGGCCCCGGTGGACGGCGAGGCGCTGGACGCCCATTGCCGCCAGTCCGACCTGCTGAACTTCAAGCGGCCGCGCGAATACGTCTTCGTGCGGGCGATTCCGAAGTCGCCGGTGGGCAAGGTGCTGCGGCGCAAGCTGGTCGCCGGCGAGTACGACGCGGAGTTCGCGGCGGCGGTCGCGCCAGCTGGGACATCCGGGCCATCCGGACCGGCCGGGGCATCCGCATCGTCGGGGGCATCCGAGGCGACAAGGGCGCCCGCCGGTTCCGGCGCCAAGCCGGTCTGA